A genome region from Microbacterium terricola includes the following:
- a CDS encoding DUF3159 domain-containing protein, with product MTAPDQAPEDQPEQEPTASDLLGAALGSAARRAGLDPAAEASTGHVVWHAMGGWRGILESVLPGLVFIVVYTLTIDPESGDGDLWLSLGLSVGIAAVFTVVRLIARQPITAAVGGLVAAGVAAAFAAFTGEASNNFIPGFVTNALYGSAFLISALVGWSLIGLAVGFLMGEGTAWRRDKRKRRAFFWLAIAWAGLFAARLLVQLPLYFADNVTALGTLKLIMGLPLFAPLVAVTWLAVRALYPRAAE from the coding sequence GTGACCGCGCCCGACCAGGCGCCCGAAGACCAACCCGAGCAGGAGCCCACCGCATCCGACCTGCTCGGTGCAGCGCTCGGCAGCGCCGCGCGCCGCGCCGGACTCGACCCGGCGGCCGAGGCCAGCACCGGCCACGTCGTCTGGCACGCCATGGGCGGCTGGCGCGGCATCCTGGAATCCGTCCTCCCCGGTCTCGTGTTCATCGTGGTCTACACGCTCACGATCGACCCCGAGAGCGGCGACGGCGACCTCTGGCTCTCCCTGGGCCTGTCGGTGGGCATCGCGGCGGTGTTCACCGTCGTCCGCCTGATCGCCCGGCAGCCCATCACCGCCGCCGTCGGAGGACTGGTCGCCGCGGGAGTCGCCGCGGCATTCGCGGCGTTCACCGGCGAGGCGAGCAACAACTTCATCCCCGGGTTCGTGACCAACGCGCTGTACGGGTCGGCGTTCCTCATCTCGGCCCTGGTCGGCTGGTCGCTGATCGGTCTCGCGGTCGGCTTCCTGATGGGCGAGGGCACGGCCTGGCGTCGCGACAAGCGCAAGCGCCGTGCGTTCTTCTGGCTGGCGATCGCCTGGGCGGGGCTGTTCGCCGCGCGCCTGCTCGTGCAGCTCCCGCTCTACTTCGCGGACAACGTCACGGCGCTCGGAACGCTCAAGCTGATCATGGGTTTGCCCCTGTTCGCGCCCCTCGTCGCGGTCACGTGGCTCGCCGTCCGCGCGCTCTATCCCCGCGCTGCGGAGTGA
- the dut gene encoding dUTP diphosphatase, translating to MTESVDVPIIASDAPVYAHPGDAGADLTAAEAVRLEPGQRALVGTGLRIALPEGYVAFVVPRSGLAAKHGITIVNSPGTVDAGYRGEIKVSLLNTDTDHAFDVAVGDRIAQLIVMPVPRARFIPVDTLPDSVRGEGGFGSTGYQKDGIPA from the coding sequence GTGACCGAAAGCGTGGACGTCCCCATCATCGCATCCGACGCACCGGTGTACGCCCACCCCGGCGACGCGGGCGCCGACCTGACGGCGGCGGAGGCGGTGCGCCTCGAACCCGGCCAGCGCGCCCTCGTCGGCACCGGCCTGCGCATCGCGCTCCCCGAGGGCTACGTCGCGTTCGTCGTGCCGCGCAGCGGCCTGGCCGCCAAGCACGGGATCACGATCGTGAACTCGCCCGGCACGGTCGACGCCGGCTACCGGGGCGAGATCAAGGTCTCCCTGCTGAACACCGACACCGATCACGCGTTCGACGTCGCCGTCGGCGACCGGATCGCCCAGCTCATCGTGATGCCCGTCCCGCGCGCACGATTCATCCCCGTCGACACCCTCCCGGACAGCGTCCGCGGCGAGGGGGGCTTCGGCTCGACGGGCTACCAGAAGGACGGAATTCCGGCATGA
- a CDS encoding DUF3710 domain-containing protein codes for MTEMTPADDAAEDQVEGETETAEETADVFTQETRAAGGPFDETEANPVRPYIDLGGVKVLPREGLNLRLEVEEQTKRIVAVGLDYADSTLQVQPFAAPRSAGLWEETREQIREQIRQQGGRVQERQGPLGPELLAEVPVVAGPDAAAGKRLARFVGVDGPRWFLRGVIGGAATSDVDAAAKVEDLFRSIVVVRGGSPMPPRDLIPLKMPATPGSA; via the coding sequence ATGACCGAAATGACACCCGCCGACGACGCCGCAGAGGACCAGGTCGAGGGAGAGACGGAGACTGCCGAAGAGACGGCCGACGTCTTCACCCAGGAGACCCGCGCGGCCGGCGGCCCGTTCGACGAGACCGAGGCCAATCCGGTTCGGCCCTACATCGACCTCGGCGGAGTGAAAGTCCTGCCGCGCGAAGGCCTGAACCTGCGACTCGAGGTCGAGGAGCAGACCAAGCGCATCGTCGCCGTCGGCCTCGACTACGCAGACTCGACTCTGCAGGTCCAGCCGTTCGCGGCACCCCGCTCCGCCGGGCTCTGGGAGGAGACCCGCGAGCAGATCCGCGAGCAGATCCGCCAGCAGGGCGGCCGGGTGCAGGAGCGCCAGGGTCCGCTCGGCCCTGAGCTGCTCGCCGAGGTGCCCGTGGTCGCCGGTCCCGACGCGGCTGCCGGCAAGCGGCTCGCCCGCTTCGTCGGCGTCGACGGTCCCCGCTGGTTCCTCCGCGGCGTCATCGGGGGAGCGGCCACGTCCGATGTGGATGCTGCTGCCAAGGTCGAGGACCTGTTCCGCTCGATCGTGGTGGTCCGCGGAGGATCGCCCATGCCGCCCCGCGACCTCATCCCGCTGAAGATGCCGGCGACCCCGGGCAGCGCGTGA
- a CDS encoding DUF4193 domain-containing protein, which translates to MATDYDAPRKTEDDSESIEALKERVPDKLSGAVGDEDADNPSGFELPGADLSDLELDVVVLPPQEDEFTCSNCFLVKHRSQLDHETKTGPICQECAA; encoded by the coding sequence ATGGCTACCGATTACGACGCCCCCCGCAAGACCGAAGACGACAGCGAGTCGATCGAGGCCCTGAAGGAGCGGGTCCCCGACAAGCTGTCGGGAGCGGTCGGCGACGAGGACGCGGACAACCCCTCAGGCTTCGAGCTGCCGGGGGCCGACCTGTCGGACCTCGAGCTCGACGTCGTCGTGCTGCCGCCCCAGGAGGACGAGTTCACGTGCTCGAACTGCTTCCTGGTGAAGCACCGCTCGCAGCTCGACCACGAGACGAAGACCGGCCCTATCTGCCAGGAGTGCGCCGCGTAG
- the sepH gene encoding septation protein SepH: protein MEQLKVIGTEDDVLVLATESGERFSLALDDVLRIELRKVRREREGEQKTSTLSPRDIQAHIRSGLSAQEVAELLGARVEDVARFEGPVLAEREHIVGLALAVPVLLGSDLEHDVNPTFGAAVRAKLAEAAASGERWTSWKEQTGWIVKLEFTSAEVDHDARWSFDPRRSTLSPLNADAIQLSRQGSLPEGLIPRLRALDSAAPKDDSRFDSGAFGPRRLPDADLDAPELPSPTAPAVQQAAIKRAAETSVTSAETADLLEALRRRRGQREPLPGMVDGDSDRGQSPVALFDALEPGYDEAPPLPEPIADVDRPAVAEAGRRKGRPSMPSWDEIVFGARTDE from the coding sequence ATGGAACAGCTCAAGGTGATCGGCACCGAGGACGACGTGCTCGTCCTGGCGACCGAATCGGGAGAGCGATTCTCCCTCGCTCTGGACGACGTGCTGCGCATCGAACTGCGCAAGGTGCGTCGCGAGCGCGAGGGCGAGCAGAAGACGAGCACGCTCAGCCCGCGTGACATCCAGGCGCACATCCGCTCTGGTCTGTCCGCGCAGGAGGTCGCCGAGCTCCTCGGCGCGCGTGTCGAGGACGTCGCCCGCTTCGAGGGGCCTGTCCTGGCCGAGCGCGAGCACATCGTCGGACTGGCGCTCGCTGTGCCCGTGCTGCTGGGCTCCGACCTCGAACACGACGTCAACCCCACATTCGGCGCCGCCGTCCGCGCGAAGCTCGCCGAGGCCGCCGCATCGGGTGAGCGCTGGACGAGCTGGAAGGAGCAGACCGGCTGGATCGTCAAGCTCGAGTTCACCTCCGCCGAGGTGGACCACGACGCGCGGTGGAGCTTCGACCCTCGCCGCTCGACCCTCTCGCCGCTGAACGCCGACGCGATCCAGCTCTCGCGCCAGGGCTCGCTCCCCGAGGGCCTGATCCCGCGCCTGCGCGCCCTCGACTCGGCCGCGCCGAAGGATGACTCCCGCTTCGACAGCGGCGCGTTCGGCCCTCGTCGCCTGCCCGACGCCGACCTCGATGCTCCCGAACTCCCTTCGCCGACCGCCCCTGCGGTGCAGCAGGCCGCCATCAAGCGGGCCGCTGAGACGAGCGTGACGTCGGCGGAGACCGCCGACCTGCTCGAGGCGCTGCGCCGTCGCCGGGGTCAGCGCGAGCCGCTGCCCGGCATGGTCGACGGCGACAGTGATCGCGGCCAGAGCCCCGTCGCACTGTTCGATGCGCTCGAGCCCGGTTACGACGAGGCGCCGCCGCTCCCTGAGCCCATCGCCGACGTGGATCGGCCGGCCGTCGCGGAGGCGGGCCGCCGCAAGGGCCGTCCGTCGATGCCGTCGTGGGACGAGATCGTCTTCGGCGCCCGGACCGACGAGTAG
- a CDS encoding DUF3093 domain-containing protein, with protein sequence MQKTAARDGRTTAVDYRERLSPSLWAIVSAAVCAPMAALVFAPLDATVSLTVGVVVGVLIILVMVAASPVVRVKDGVLFAGRAHIDVALLGTPRALTGEEARHARGGGLPAHAWHVIRGGIDGILTIDVEDADDPAPTWVISSRTPDRLAAAVRRAQATRRTPGR encoded by the coding sequence ATGCAGAAGACAGCAGCGCGTGACGGCCGCACGACGGCCGTCGACTACCGCGAAAGACTCAGCCCATCTCTGTGGGCGATCGTGAGCGCCGCCGTGTGCGCGCCCATGGCCGCCCTCGTGTTCGCGCCGCTGGATGCGACCGTGTCGCTGACCGTGGGCGTCGTGGTGGGTGTGCTGATCATCCTCGTGATGGTCGCCGCATCCCCCGTCGTGCGGGTGAAGGACGGCGTCCTGTTCGCCGGGCGCGCCCATATCGACGTCGCCCTGCTGGGCACGCCTCGCGCGCTCACCGGCGAGGAGGCCAGACACGCGCGTGGAGGTGGACTCCCTGCGCATGCCTGGCACGTGATCCGCGGCGGCATCGACGGCATCCTCACGATCGACGTGGAGGATGCCGACGACCCCGCGCCGACGTGGGTGATCTCGTCGCGCACGCCCGACCGCCTCGCGGCGGCCGTCCGGCGGGCTCAGGCTACGCGGCGCACTCCTGGCAGATAG